A genomic window from Gossypium hirsutum isolate 1008001.06 chromosome D10, Gossypium_hirsutum_v2.1, whole genome shotgun sequence includes:
- the LOC107915065 gene encoding LRR receptor-like serine/threonine-protein kinase RGI1: MSMPSSRQSSSFFISFFFFFFFSAATFAAPNHESSILFSWIHSSPTLHSSFSNWNSLDSTPCNWTYITCSPQGYVTEINIQSVPLQLPLPANLSAFQSLKRLVIYDANLTGTIPLDIGYCSQLTTITLGSNSLVGSIPASIGRLQYLQDLVLSSNQLTGKIPVELGNCTSLRKIEIYDNLLSGTIPADLGNLSLLQVLRAGGNKDIVGRIPDEIGDCSNLTVLGLADTRVSGSLPASLGKLSKLQTLSIYTTMLSGEIPPEIGNCSELVNLYLYENSLSGSIPPQIGKLEKLESLFLWQNSLVGSIPEEIGNCSKLINIDLSLNSLSGTIPLSLGGLSELQEFMISNNNVSGSIPSTLSNASNLLQLQLDTNQISGLIPPDLGMLSKLTVFFAWQNQLEGSIPSSLSRCTGLQALDLSHNSLTGSIPPGLFRLQSLAKLLLISNDISGSIPPEIGNCTSLVRLRLGNNRIIGGIPREIGSLKRLNFLDLSSNRLSGVVPYEIGGCTELQMIDLSNNILQGPLPNSLSSLSGLQVLDASFNQFDGQIPASLGRLVSLNKLILSKNSLSGSIPSALALCSSLQLLDLSSNKLTGGIPLELGRIEALEIALNLSCNGLTGPIPPQISALSKLSILDISHNKLEGDLAPLAALDNLVSLNLSYNNFEGYLPDNKLFRQLPQANLAGNEGLCPTSRDSCFLGSDGRAGPSRTENEIRRSRRFKLAVALLITLTVAMVIMGTIAIIRARRTIRDDDSELGDSWPWQFTPFQKLNFSVEQILKCLVDSNVIGKGCSGVVYRADMDNGEVIAVKKLWPATIAPSNGCNDDKSGVRDSFSAEVKTLGTIRHKNIVRFLGCCWNRNTRLLMYDYMPNGSLGSLLHERTGNALEWELRYQILLGAAQGLAYLHHDCVPPIVHRDIKANNILIGLEFEPYIADFGLAKLVDDGDFARSSNTVAGSYGYIAPEYGYMMKITEKSDVYSYGVVVLEVLTGKQPIDPTIPDGLHIVDWVRQKRGGIEVLDPSLLSRPESEIKEMMQALGVALLCVNSCPDERPNMKDVAAMLKEIKHEREEYAKVDVLLKGSPTIDAKENNSSGVQATSSSKPAMQIQSLYPKSNNSSFSASSLLYSPSSNPTPGLK, encoded by the exons ATGTCTATGCCCAGCTCGAGGCAATCTTCTTCATTCTTtatctcctttttcttcttcttcttcttcagtgcTGCAACTTTTGCAGCTCCAAACCATGAATCTTCCATTCTCTTCTCATGGATACACTCTTCTCCAACTCTACATTCCTCTTTTTCCAACTGGAACAGTCTTGACTCCACTCCATGCAACTGGACCTACATAACATGTTCCCCACAAGGTTATGTCACCGAAATTAATATACAGTCAGTCCCTCTTCAGCTTCCTTTACCAGCCAATCTTTCTGCTTTTCAATCTCTCAAAAGACTAGTCATCTATGATGCAAATCTCACAGGCACTATCCCACTTGACATTGGTTATTGTTCACAACTTACTACCATTACCCTTGGCTCCAACAGTCTGGTTGGCTCCATCCCTGCAAGTATCGGTAGGCTTCAGTATCTCCAGGACTTGGTTTTGAGCTCTAATCAGCTAACTGGGAAAATCCCAGTTGAGCTAGGTAACTGCACTAGTCTCCGGAAAATAGAAATTTATGATAACCTTCTAAGCGGGACTATCCCTGCTGACCTCGGGAACTTGTCTCTTCTTCAAGTTCTTCGAGCTGGAGGGAACAAAGACATTGTGGGAAGAATCCCTGATGAGATTGGGGACTGCAGCAACTTGACTGTGTTGGGGCTAGCTGATACAAGAGTTTCAGGTTCTTTACCAGCTTCACTTGGGAAGCTAAGCAAGCTCCAAACCTTGTCTATATACACCACAATGCTCTCTGGTGAGATTCCTCCTGAAATAGGTAACTGCTCTGAGCTTGTAAACTTGTATCTTTACGAAAACAGTCTATCAGGATCGATCCCACCGCAGATTGGCAAACTTGAAAAGCTTGAATCACTTTTCTTGTGGCAAAATAGTCTTGTTGGGAGTATTCCAGAAGAGATTGGCAACTGTAGTAAATTGATAAACATTGATCTTTCTTTGAATTCATTATCTGGAACCATACCTTTGTCTTTGGGGGGTCTTTCGGAGCTTCAAGAGTTTATGATTAGCAACAACAATGTCTCTGGTTCAATACCTTCAACTCTCTCCAATGCTAGTAATCTTCTGCAGTTGCAGCTTGATACAAACCAGATTTCTGGTTTGATTCCACCAGATCTGGGAATGTTGTCAAAGCTTACTGTTTTCTTTGCCTGGCAAAACCAGCTTGAAGGAAGCATCCCTTCATCTTTGTCTCGCTGTACAGGTCTTCAAGCATTGGATTTGTCACACAATTCTCTCACTGGTAGCATTCCTCCTGGCCTGTTTCGACTCCAGAGCCTGGCAAAGCTTCTACTTATTTCCAATGACATTTCTGGTTCTATACCCCCAGAGATCGGGAATTGCACCTCCCTTGTGCGCTTAAGGCTTGGTAACAACAGGATCATTGGTGGTATTCCTAGAGAAATTGGGAGCCTCAAGAGATTAAATTTTCTTGATTTGTCTAGCAACAGGCTTTCTGGAGTTGTTCCATATGAGATTGGGGGTTGCACGGAGTTACAAATGATAGACCTCAGCAACAATATTCTACAGGGTCCCCTTCCCAATTCATTGTCATCTCTATCTGGCCTCCAGGTTTTGGATGCctcattcaatcaatttgatggCCAAATACCAGCAAGCTTGGGCCGTCTTGTGTCATTGAATAAGTTGATTTTAAGCAAGAATTCCTTGTCTGGATCAATACCTTCTGCCCTAGCCCTCTGTTCCAGTCTCCAGTTGCTTGACCTTAGCAGCAATAAGCTCACTGGTGGCATCCCATtggaacttggccgaatagaagccCTTGAGATTGCTCTTAACTTGAGTTGCAATGGACTCACAGGGCCAATCCCTCCTCAAATATCTGCACTTAGCAAGCTGTCCATATTGGACATTTCCCACAACAAGCTTGAAGGAGACTTGGCTCCACTTGCAGCGCTTGATAATCTCGTTTCTCTCAACCTCTCCTACAATAACTTTGAAGGTTATCTGCCTGACAACAAGCTTTTTAGGCAGTTACCACAAGCAAACCTGGCTGGAAATGAAGGCCTATGTCCTACAAGCCGGGACTCTTGCTTCTTGGGAAGCGATGGCAGGGCGGGGCCATCAAGGACTGAAAATGAGATAAGGCGGTCGAGGAGATTCAAGCTAGCAGTAGCTTTGTTGATCACCCTAACAGTAGCAATGGTTATTATGGGGACAATCGCGATTATAAGGGCTCGAAGAACCATTAGAGACGATGATTCAGAGTTAGGAGACTCATGGCCATGGCAATTCACTCCCTTCCAGAAGTTAAATTTCTCAGTAGAGCAAATTCTGAAATGCCTGGTGGATTCCAATGTGATTGGAAAAGGGTGTTCCGGGGTTGTTTATCGTGCTGATATGGACAATGGTGAAGTCATTGCAGTGAAGAAGCTGTGGCCAGCAACAATAGCACCATCCAATGGATGCAACGATGACAAAAGTGGGGTTCGTGATTCCTTCTCGGCCGAGGTGAAAACGCTTGGTACTATCCGTCATAAGAACATAGTTAGATTTTTGGGTTGTTGTTGGAACAGAAATACAAGATTGCTCATGTATGATTATATGCCTAATGGAAGCTTGGGGAGTCTCCTCCATGAGAGAACTGGGAATGCTTTGGAATGGGAACTTAGGTACCAAATATTGTTGGGGGCAGCACAAGGCCTTGCTTACTTGCACCATGATTGTGTCCCTCCTATTGTCCATAGGGACATCAAGGCTAATAATATCCTAATTGGCCTTGAGTTTGAACCTTACATTGCTGATTTTGGCCTTGCCAAGCTTGTAGATGATGGTGATTTTGCTCGCTCCTCTAACACTGTTGCTGGTTCTTATGGATATATTGCTCCTG AATACGGTTACATGATGAAGATTACAGAGAAGAGTGATGTTTATAGCTATGGTGTAGTGGTGTTGGAAGTACTGACGGGAAAGCAACCGATTGATCCGACAATACCAGATGGACTACACATAGTAGATTGGGTTAGACAAAAGAGGGGAGGAATCGAAGTACTTGATCCGAGCCTACTGTCTCGACCGGAATCTGAAATCAAGGAAATGATGCAAGCTTTAGGAGTAGCCTTGTTGTGTGTAAATTCATGCCCAGATGAAAGACCAAACATGAAAGATGTGGCAGCGATGCTCAAGGAGATTAAACATGAAAGAGAGGAGTATGCTAAGGTTGATGTGCTACTCAAAGGATCACCAACCATTGATGCCAAGGAAAACAACTCAAGTGGAGTTCAAGCAACATCATCATCAAAACCAGCCATGCAAATACAAAGCTTGTATCCCAAAAGCAATAACTCCAGCTTCTCTGCTTCTTCTCTACTTTACTCACCTTCCTCCAATCCTACACCAgggttaaagtaa
- the LOC107915510 gene encoding protein MAIN-LIKE 2-like, which produces MTELIRSSIRHISDAANNADSFRVLRGRVSVSKIALDARFMPYLELAGFGSVALIRSSDLRFDLLSALVERWRPETHTFHFLCGECTVTLEDVAVQLGLPVDGSPVTGLSSLTDPAAVCYQLLGESPEDGDKYFSGIKFTWLRAKICRLSATASEGELMCATRAYIMHLIGALLMPDANGDSVHLSYLPLLADLSTARSYSWGSAVLAMLYKELCRPTKPKVKDIGGCLILLQSWALYRMPFLARVRHQPYLYPLPLR; this is translated from the exons ATGACTGAATTGATTCGAAGCAGTATTAGACACATATCTGATGCGGCTAATAACgcg GACTCGTTCCGAGTATTAAGGGGCCGCGTGAGTGTTTCAAAGATAGCTCTGGATGCACGATTTATGCCGTACCTGGAGCTAGCTGGATTTGGGTCAGTAGCATTGATCCGGTCCTCCGACTTGCGATTTGATTTATTATCCGCGCTAGTGGAGCGGTGGCGTCCGGAGACCCATACTTTCCATTTTCTGTGTGGGGAGTGCACGGTGACGTTGGAGGACGTTGCTGTGCAGCTTGGGCTCCCAGTTGACGGGAGTCCCGTTACGGGACTATCTTCATTAACCGATCCGGCTGCAGTTTGCTATCAACTTCTAGGAGAGTCACCAGAGGACGGTGATAAATATTTTTCTGGCATAAAATTTACATGGCTAAGAGCCAAAATTTGTCGACTATCAGCGACCGCCAGTGAAGGTGAGTTGATGTGCGCCACTCGAGCGTACATTATGCATTTGATAGGAGCACTACTCATGCCTGATGCAAATGGCGACAGTGTGCATTTGTCGTACTTGCCTCTGCTTGCTGATTTGTCCACGGCTAGGTCGTACAGTTGGGGTTCGGCCGTTCTAGCAATGCTGTACAAGGAGCTTTGTCGGCCGACAAAGCCGAAAGTTAAAGACATCGGTGGATGCCTCATACTGCTGCAGTCATGGGCACTTTATCGGATGCCATTTTTGGCACGCGTTAGACACCAACCCTATCTATATCCACTTCCACTCAggtga